A window of Schistocerca serialis cubense isolate TAMUIC-IGC-003099 chromosome 1, iqSchSeri2.2, whole genome shotgun sequence genomic DNA:
CTGATGTCACTAGTTTCTCCTTAAAGTTCCTTTCCATGGTATCAACTCGAGTGTTGACACCTGCAATTTGAGGTTGGACAAAAAGAATTAGCTTATCCTGTTTCTCAAACTCTCCTTCAGGGTGTGCAACCTCCGATTTCAACATCGAAGGTAACATTGCATACgctttgaaatgatcctaattttttgACAAGTCCCATTTTTTACAttgttacatttatcttcaatgtcaaattctaattttttaattAAATCCTGAAGTTGCTCATCCTGTCTCTAGTTAAATTCAGTAAATAGATGTTTAACgtgagtattcaaagaactagtGAGTTCACTCTTTATATCTAACTTCAGATTTTGTACTTACCATTTTAAGAGTAAAATTCAGTCTTTAATAGAACTATATTCGCCGCTTGACTGTTCAAGGTTTCACTCTGAGGATTTAAACTAGAATGTACTAAACCTATTTCCCTCCTTAGagcttcattttgagcatttaatttTTCAATTAGAGTGGCTGAATCAGCCCAGCCTTCTGGTCATCTAATCTAGCATTTAGTTCTTGTCTCAAAGTGGTTAAATTTGCACTCTTTTCATTTAAAGTTGCAAATTGAGCATTTGACTCTGTTCTTTGGTAACTTATTAAATTTGCTACCTCAGTTCAGTCTGGCATTTCCTTTGTTACAGtcattgccatggctggctctgaaGTTTGTTGCTGTCCTTGATCCATAATTTTATTGATCTTAGACCTAGTAATCATCTGAAGAAAATTCACCACTGAGTACAATAACTACACTTAAAGTTTTATCATTCACTTATCCCCTCAACTTTAccaaaaaattattgtttttcacTCAACTGGCGTAGAGTTCTAGGTGCATTGGTGAGCACATATGTAATCAGTACCAGTGGACAATACTGGCGCCGGCAGCGTCGGATGTCAGTTTCAGCACCGTTGTCGGTGAGCAGATATAGAGTCAGCACCAGTGAGCAGCAGCTGGTGCAGTCGGTGTCGGTGGCTGGTTACTGCATTGGTCAGCGCGATGTACATGTGTGAAGACTGCTTACTCTCCACACCCGATCTTCTTAGTCAAAAAGTTGAGATCTTCTCTCCAGTTTTCTCTGCTATTACTTTCTCACGTCTTTTACAGCGTTGCACTCGCAACTTTCTTCCATTTGTTTATTAGACTCAATACGATTACTGGAAACAGTTCTCGTATGTTGTTAGGCTTGATTGCTATGGCAACAACTAACATCTCCTTTCCGTTTCTCTCTTAAAATTCCCATTTTCTTCAGGTCCTGTCACTTAGGTTGCCACGTTCTAACATTTTTCGGACGACAAGTGACAGTGTGGTATTGGGTTGCAAGGTGCACACATTATCTCTCAATTCATTTAACTTGCACGTTGTGtgtagccgatcctcttctctgggtaatcagctacGTCGATCTCTCACaagcttcttctccgaagactatagctggttaagggaatttattaaaatacttctctacccttgaaataatttttgtactcgtataatacttttcagttcaatcactttatattttcaactttcacagatAACAACTTCTGCAAGCTAATTTATTCCTTACACGTTAGACTCATTTGCACATATTCAAATAGCATACACGTGTCTTGTTTAGTTCATAACCAAGACGTGAAATAATTCAAAAGTCTCTATTCTCAAGTGAGTCCAGTACATAATGTTCATAGCAATCTCTCTTCAACTGTTCAATAGTCTTTTTTTTACAATCATCACAGACACTAACAGACCAAAGAATACGACATAATTATACGTTAAGTTCTCCTCACGTCTCCTGTGGCGCTGGCAGCAAACACTTGTGATCGTCAGTGACTCGccctcttacagtcttctaatGCAAGTGTAATCCCAGAACTAaagcctcctattttttttataagtacatagacctgtttacttctacaatggtttacatcagtttacagcttgaacatttagctatttttcgacgtaatcaccatttctgttgatgcatttttgtagacgctgtagcagtttttgtatgccctgtaatattagtaattttcgcctaacaaacattaatacacgctcaatagtaaacgcctgatggcctaaagttatcgaacaattgtaaagtagaAGAAATGAACCATCACATAGCAGccacagaatctattattctttatctttgccgttcttgcgcggtgcctgtaaatctctatgtacatgtatcgattaatgatataaaaaagaattctgttgtttcaagacaaatgagacaATTGGTGCCTCacattttactgtttgtattccatgaaaggtgtACGCGGACTTTCTGCGTAccgcaacggtattttatatttcatgtgaaaatattgagtgaatatgctaatcgTTATTttgccaatcagaaaacatgtagtttcttgtaactgattacaaacagacagcatcaagaggactttttgactgttatgtataaagtatttaaccacaattgtcatctattgtaatttaatatgaaaaggtaaagcattaaaaaaagtgtgttaaagataagtgtgcttattttagcaaattaaccttgatgatttccatctcctcatttactcaaTTGAGATTTATTTTGtattagttcatcaccagaaattacgatcacgctgatgggccgaacgcagcatgaggcagaaggaacattatcattttcctattatttctgaaccaatttttttaattgtgtagtgttgcatttcttttaaagtctataaatcttctggtctcttagtgttgttccgggtatgactacatcgccaatataaaaatgcacagaaatgtttctcttattcaggtatttaatgctcaacgtatgttattataatagtgtaatcaatccctaattctgttgccaagtggcccaccaaaatattaattttttcgacattaaaaaataaataaataaataaataaataatctttttctttttgcccccccaagagcaacgctacagccCATGTCatgccagctcgccgccatgctgctcagaaagttatgaacctcttctttcaccccgttgtcagagctgaatcgctttccagccaaatgttcttttaacctagagaacaggtgatagtcactgggcgccaagtcaggactatagggtgggtgggtgattatgttccactgaaacttgcaggagagcaacggttttccgagcgatgtgtgggtgatTGTTGTCATGGATAATGTGTacgtccttgctcaacattcctcttctccggttctgaattgcctgttgagttttttcagagtctcacagtacctgtcagcgttaattgtggtcctagtgggcataaagtcgaccaacaatacccctttccaatcccaaaaaacggttgtcgtgACTTTACccgcagactgtgtttgtttgaatttccgcagctTCTGCAAAGAAGGCTGCCGCCACTGACGtgactgttgcttggtctcaggtgtgcagtggtatgcccaggttttgtcacctctgacaactgagtccagaaagttgtcctgttcggctgcaaggcggtgaagaaatgtgcgagaagcatcaactcgttgctgcatgtggtcctcagtcagaaaGCCTGGCACCCATCTTACGCACAccttcaatgtttccgttaaaattctgtgagcagtgcttTGGGAAACGTCAGGAACCAAGTGCAGAGATCATTCCGGGTGATCCGccaatcttcacgcatgctttgctcaaccattaacactgtctcctcagaaactgatagACTCCCacccctttgttcgtcgtgaattttggtccgaccagctgcaaactctctacaccacttacgaacatttttgacagccatgcacgactcaccatacacttcagtcaattggcgatggatttcaatcagcaGTGCCCTttacgttcaaaaaccgaataactgtgcgcaattggcacttggcggtaacatccaataggttgctccattctcaacagctgccaagtcaagactgagcacctcagcgCAGCGTgtacatgtttacacacagtgcgtgaagcacttttcgtagctgtgtgaccaactgccacacaaacagagttgtgtacttataaaaaaaataggaggccttacttttgggattaccctcgtaacaaACTTCTGACCTGCACATACAAACAGGTGGATTGATAGAAACGTTCTCACTCTCCCGCATTCTTACCTAAAATATTGggtgttcaagatggtggaaggccaagtgtttctagaatttactacgaaattcttgaggcactacaattCTTTAAAATGTGTGCCACCATGTCTTTTTCGTTTTCAATCATGTAAATCCCATTAAGGTAGcatcaaaatgatgaaaagaaatcttttactgaatggagcattataagtGATTAATTTAACAAATATGTGGCATACGCAATTATATATATCTTAGATTTAACCTTATGTACTCTATAACACTGCATTATAGGTTACAaaatatgatttttaatttttttctttcaagtaGAAATTTATCCAAGAATTAAGGAGTTGAACAACGTGTGTAAAATACTGAGCTTTCATCAGTAATTATATTTGTAGTGTTTTGACACAAACCAAATTTTGTATAGCTCTGATAGTCGTTGACATATAAAAATATGATGCACTGTCAGAAAAATTAAAGTAGCTATTTTTAGTACAAGAAATTAGGTGACacagaatataacaaaatattgtGCAGCTGCTGCCACATGTTTTATCCAATACGTCTGCACCTCTTCAGCCAATGTGTCAACAATTAACACTCATATTTTCATCATTAATAGTATCCTGCCATAaagaaacctgtttgtctatataaCTACAATAATCATCTTTGTGAAATAATCTACACTGATGTTCTGTCAAAAAAATGCAGCCTGAGGATAGGAAATTCTGAAGATGTATCGATTTCATACTTCCACTAAATACTTTTCGCACAATTATCTGAAGAACTATTCTAGTTTCGATTGCCTGATACTATGATTTCACATTCTTTATTACTTTCTGAGCCTCAAATTCAATACCAGATACTCTTCGATGCTACCCATTTTCAGTCTATTGTCATAAACAATAATCTGAAACTGATAATTTGCTTTTAATTGGAAAATGTGGACAAAATGTTTTAGAGTCAGTGTGATTTCTAATAGTACCAATTGTGACCCAACTAAACTAGAAACTACATGCTCTCTCTTGCTTTCAAGTCAACTACatacaataattaatataattGGACATTGATAGGGGTTATTAAGTTGGTTAAGTACACCTTggattttatattcctattaaaaaGTCATGACACTACTTAACAGCTTACGCTATTCGTACACACAATTTATGCCGATATAATCCATAACTAAGCAAATATTTTATCATACACAGATGGCTACCATATGGTCTGCAAATACACTACACAGTAATGCTTAAACCCATCCATGTTCAAGATGGTGAATACACTAAATTTCAGGAGAGACTATGTACAAGAGAAAAATGCACCATGTATTCACTAGTAGAAGTTTGCTGCAGGCCTAGAACTACATATTCAGTACTTCAGTCttcgtaaaagaaaaaaattccaaaaattccTTTTCAAACAAATAAAGCAATATCATATAAGATTTTATTTTCCGAGACCAATAATACAGGCAGACATGGTTTCTGAAAACTTTTTCTCCAATTTTGGAAAAGACAGCTTCATTTCAATGTTGGTTTCAGCTGTAATGAAAACTACAAAGGCAGTCTGTTTTATTTTATATCTAGTAAAACCCTTCATCCTCTTCATGAATGAAATCATCCTGGGTTCCACTAAAAACATCAGCGAGCATATGCTTTGGAATCTCCGACCCCCGTACATGTATTGTGTAACAAGCAGTCTCCATTTTGGTCAAGCTTTGTCGTAAAGTGTAGAGCTTTCTTGTACATTCCTTAGGACCCATATTTCCTATACGCAAAAATCCCGTATAAATGTCCTTCACAAAAGCACATGTCTGAAAACAGCTTTCAATATAACCCAGTCCAACATTATTAATGCACTTTCGCATTAATTCTCCTGTGAGATCAGCAACCCCCAGTATATATTCAGTCTGTGGAACTAGACATATTTGTTTGTCATGAGAAGTGTTACTGCTGTCACCAGCACTATCCTTGTCATTACAGctgtcttcagtcttgctttcttcattttctttacatCCTTTTGTTTCTTCTGCTTCTTTATCACTACAGAACACCAAATTTCTTTGCACATGGTTCCAACATTGCAGATCATTGATCTTAATGAAGTAGTAAAATGTTAGAGCTTCAATATATTCCTGCAAacctaaaaaagataaaaaaaactagTAGTATCTTAGCATCATATCATTGGGACAGTTCAGAAAACAATGAGTGccttaatgtaaaaataaatacattCCTACATACATATAGTGTACGACACTTTGCATATAACAGATTCTTACAACTTATTTTTAATTACAATGCATGTTCAGCTTTCCTCTGTGGATGTCAATATTTTCAAACAATATCTGTGAAGTAATTGAGTCAGCTGTACAATTAGAAGTCCCTGTAATGCTTTGAAGTGAATACTTTGTTCCTCAGAAAGGACAGGAGACATGAACATATGCCCACACCAGCCCTGGCTTCACACAGGTAGCACTAAGTTTCTACGACAGGACAGTGAGTTTGGCATAGTGGttgttttgttgatggactactgcACAGAGTTATAAAAATTCAAAGAACAATGTCAGGTTATTAAAAACCATCACTTTTGTAcaaggtaaacaatttaagaagggTGGTTCAAAAATTTTTTAGGagccacaaatgttatctgttctATATTTAATTGGTGTCTGGGGTGGCATCTTGTGGCAATGATGGAAGCTGTAAGCTACCAAGCCACCCAGTCTACCCAAAAGCTGAGCCAGTATGGCATAGTCTGCCACAAACTATGGTCACTTGTTAGCCCCTTAAATCCGGCACAAGCAACATTTTCTGTGCGACCTTTTTCTGCATTTTCAATGTAACGTAACTACGGAGCACCCATCTGCTGAGCGTGATCAGTACCATGCCACAAAACATTGGTATGAGCACCCCTACCACCCAAAGTAAGTATGGAACACCGTCTGCCACACAATATAGGTATGGACCATCCTCTACtcacagcatcagtatgcagtaCCCTCTGCTACATACAGTTGGTATGAAGCACCATCCACACTGCAACAAGGTACAATGCACCTCCTGCCATGCGACATTGGTATGAACCGATCCCTATGTGCAACACTGGTACAGAGCACCCTCTGCTGCATAGTATTAATACAAAACACTCTGCCACATAATATTAGTAAGAAGCACCCTTCACCCACAACACTGGCTTGAAGCACTTTCCATTACGCTGCGTCAGtagaatgcaccttctgccatgCAACATTCATACAAAGTGCCCTCTGTCACGCAACATTAATATGAAGCCCCCTATGTCATGCAACACTGATAGTGAGCACCTTGCAACATTGTTATTACTGCCACGTAATATTGGTCAGAACATGGTATGGAACACTTTCTGCCATGTAACATTGGTACAGAACACACTCCATCATGCAACATTGGTATGAAACAGCCTCCGCCACGCAATATCATATGAAGCACTCTGTGACATGTAATATCACTAAGAAGTACCCTCCACAAATAATATCAGTAATAAGTACCTTCTACAATGCAACACTAGCACAATGCACCCTTTGCAATATAACATCAGTAGGGTGCAACTTTAGCCTGCAACACCGTTACGAAGCCCCCTCTGTCATGCAACATTAGTAAGAACAAATTCTGCCTTGCGACGTTGATACGAAACATCCTATGCCACACAAAAATGGTCCATTTTTTGCCAGTAACATGTGCATGAAGCACCCACTGCCACAATATTGGTACAaaacaccctctgccacacacaacaGGTAAGGAACACTCTCCAGCATGCAACATTGGTACATATCATCCTACACCACATACAACTGGTATGAAGCACTTCCTGCCATGTAAAGGTGCCTCTACTCCTGGGCAATTTCCCATGTGCTCTACATGCGTGCAGTCATTTATGGAAGAGGCAAGTAGGTGTATGCCCTGTTGCAAAGTTACATCTGCATATGATCTGCGAGCATGGGCCACCGAGGACAGTCTTAAGTCTCTCCCTTCCAAATGAGGAGACACCTGCAACAGACCTTCACCTGACTGTGGTACCCCCCATTTGGTGCTTTTATATTACAGCGTGTCAttcttaaattttctgttttcacaagcattaatattttgctTAGTGTTCGAACTTTGGTCATGTGATCTAATgagaaacacatgaaatattattgTGCATTTCCTTTTCCTGACTTGTTAATTCTGCTGACTGTAAATACAAAGAGAAGCAAAATTACTGTCTACAATTCCTCATACATCTTAACAATACGGAAACAACGAAGATAAACCCGAACAAAACAAAAAGTCTTTGCATGCTCATCCAATGAATAAATGTTGAAGgatgtgtaggtacatggtgaaagacccctcagataaagttaaaatttattattattaaaaagagAGAGTTGGGATGATTTCTTCATTATTTGAGACGCACTGGTGTCCTTGGAGCCAGCTCCCTGCATCTTCAATTGAAACGTAAAAGAGGAAGTCTGAATAGCACAATTTCTTACACACAGAACATTTACTAATAATGTGATTGTACtatacttaaattttttacacacacacacacacacacacacacacacacacacacacacacacacacacacacacacacacacacacacacaccgaagctGTCCTGGTTCCTCTATAGCGTCACTTATttcacaaatacacacatcaaaaaaagtttatcatcacctcggttccaagagttccggaacccgtacagaaaacttgaatagaaatcaacataaacatcatttccaccctttttattgctcgtgaaaa
This region includes:
- the LOC126471362 gene encoding translin-associated protein X, whose protein sequence is MSHFEKGHRRQRQYRKGHDFEKQKHIVGAKGQEATNVLSDDSPVLAAFKQYAAELDTKHDKYEAIVKLGRDITIESKRIIFLLHSADRESKKQSVLQEAETRLRQLEVTQFKAIAKQLLGEDPYQFLRAYTAGLQEYIEALTFYYFIKINDLQCWNHVQRNLVFCSDKEAEETKGCKENEESKTEDSCNDKDSAGDSSNTSHDKQICLVPQTEYILGVADLTGELMRKCINNVGLGYIESCFQTCAFVKDIYTGFLRIGNMGPKECTRKLYTLRQSLTKMETACYTIHVRGSEIPKHMLADVFSGTQDDFIHEEDEGFY